The genomic interval GATACGCGGCGATTGAACTGACACCCGCGTAACTTAAACGCTTCTATTTTATCTTTCGTCTAAAATCCCTAATTTGAAAGCTCTATTCTGTTTCTCTTTTCGTCATTCTGTCATAAGCCAACTCCTTTTCTTGAACCAAACGTGTTTTCTACACTGGAGATTTTCGTTTTCTTGGCTCTCTCACCGTCACAGCAGCACCACCGGTGCCGATTTCTTTTAGGTATCGCCCTTAACCCCCTTTTTGGTTGTTGTTGCTTGGGTTATGCACTATTCTTTCATACCGATATACTTGGATTTGTTGTACTTTTCTCTTAAGATTTCACTATGTCAAGACAAAGGGGAAAAATTGTAGATGAGAGTGATGAAGAGATAGATTCCTACCCCAATTTGTCAAGACCCACTGACCCCCAAAACCCTTCTAGTAGCGTAGGCCCTTCTTACAATAGGGATGCCCTTGAGTACCCCCGACCAGGAGTCGTTCCACCTCCTTCTGATAGTGAGCCCAGCGGGAACCGCAGTGGTCCAGCGTCAGGTTCTGGGGAGAATCGCGATTCTGACGGGACTGAGATCCCCGAAAAGGAGGGTGGCGATGAGGAGTGTTACTCCGAGCCGAGCCGACCTGTCAAGAAGAACAATCTTAGTCATAGGACAGAGGATGATTCCTACCTCATTGACTACCTCGATTGTGCCACCACCCATACTAACCTATTTAAATTGAGAACCCTCTACCTAATCCCCAACAACGTTCTCCTCACTATCCTCGGGAAGGGTGATAGTCGTCCTCCTAAGGGCTATGTTACTTTGCATATGGAGAGTTTCAAATTAGGAGCCAGATTGCCCCTCCAAccttattttgttaaaattctAGGCGGAATGCATTTGGCTCCTGGTCAGCTTCACCCAAACGGATGAAGGGTACTCTCGACCCTTTTGTATTGTGGGAAAGGTGTGAGCTCGGGGAGCTTTCCCTTGTGGAAATAAAGCACTTGTACTAGCTGAGGAACAGTCCAAAAGAAGCAGGCTGGTATTACTTCATGTCGAGCTCTGCAAAAAGGAAACCAATCGTCGGCTGTCCCTCCTTGTGTAAAAAGtggaagaacaaattcttctttgctggGGAGAATTGGTGCCCAGCGATCCATTCGCTTGGTGGTGATATTCACCTTCCAACGCGTTTTGTCACCCTAGGtcgtttatttttctttacacTTCACGTCTCTGGTCGTCacttatttgtttctttaacCTTGTTTATGCTTTCAGACTCGTGGGGCCTACTCAGTAAACTCGACAAAAATTCGTTACTCAAAGTTGAAACTACTTTGGTGAACACATCCCATTGTCAAGATCTCTTATCGCCTGTGAATCTCCTTAGATCTGGTCTGGTTGACGTTGTTGTCGGGATAGACAATAAGATCCTTAGTGCCATGTCAAGGAAACGTGCTCGAGTGAATCCAGCAATGCTCCCCTTCTTAAGAAGAAAAGCAATGTCGGTCCTTCTAAAGTTTCTGCTCCTGCTCTGCCCCGTCCTCCGCCTCGAAAGAATAGCGGAGAGTTATAAGGTCAGCACTTAATCTGGAGATTGGACCTCGCCGCTTCCCCCTCGGGACTAGGGCGACTATTTGACTCCGTACCAGAAGGATTACGTCAAATCAGTGGGGCCCAAAATGGTCAAGGATATTGAGAGCATGAGCCTTGGCGAGCTGGGGGGCTCTGTCCAGAGGGTTGCTTTTAAGATTGCCACTCTGGTCTCCTGCTATAAGAGTAGGTCCGTGCGTTATGAGAGGAAGCAACACGCGGAGATTCAGGACCTGAAGAAAAAGGCTGAGTCTGCTGATCGCTTTAAGGAGCAAATGCTCAATCTGCATAGGCAGGTTTTGGACTTGGAGGAGAAAGTCACTATTGCTGAGTCCAAGTCTTCTAAGCTCGAGAGCGAGTTAGGTGACTTGAAGTCTGATCTCGAGGCTGCATAAAGCGAGAGAGACACTTTAAAGACGGCTTACGAGGAGGAAATCAAGTCCTTGAACGAGCAGATAGCTGAACTAAAAGGTAAATCTGCTGAAGTGGACAACCGACTGGATGCGAAGTATGATTATGGGCTCGCCTTTTGCTATAAATGCATCATGTTCGTGCTCAAGAAAGAATACCCGGAGCTGAACATGGGCAAGTTGGAGGCAGAAGTACAGGTGTATATGGTCGAGAAGGGGCAAGGGGATAAGGGCCTGGGGGACCAAGATCAGGGCAAGGCTCCTTCAAGTGGGGAGCAGGAGAAGGAGGCAGGAGACCCATCTCTAGGTGCGGGTCCCTCTCT from Citrus sinensis cultivar Valencia sweet orange chromosome 9, DVS_A1.0, whole genome shotgun sequence carries:
- the LOC127899862 gene encoding uncharacterized protein LOC127899862, coding for MSRQRGKIVDESDEEIDSYPNLSRPTDPQNPSSSVGPSYNRDALEYPRPGVVPPPSDSEPSGNRSGPASGSGENRDSDGTEIPEKEGGDEECYSEPSRPVKKNNLSHRTEDDSYLIDYLDCATTHTNLFKLRTLYLIPNNVLLTILGKGDSRPPKGYVTLHMESFKLGARLPLQPYFVKILGGMHLAPDSWGLLSKLDKNSLLKVETTLVNTSHCQDLLSPVNLLRSGLVDVVVGIDNKILSAMSRKRARVNPAMLPFLRRKAMSVLLKFLLLLCPVLRLERIAESYKGDYLTPYQKDYVKSVGPKMVKDIESMSLGELGGSVQRVAFKIATLVSCYKSRSVRYERKQHAEIQDLKKKAESADRFKEQMLNLHRQVLDLEEKVTIAESKSSKLESELGDLKSDLEAA